One region of Acropora muricata isolate sample 2 chromosome 13, ASM3666990v1, whole genome shotgun sequence genomic DNA includes:
- the LOC136895013 gene encoding uncharacterized protein, which produces MGGKGLKSVKTQYEMTKVETAIKLYTNRESTTELVRKFDEKYGRNDRRSIVKDATKYAEEMGLELSLSPGAVVTTTESNEDISSDKVEKVMQYSVNAKRMDAIKDQKWQGKLIQTRWIDTDLVDCVSCLYKWQIAPTNTIAGLFELYQQLVPTKLYNQNKTETDTTSDALCRMCHECPESIAHEIAGCRALAQTKYIARHNRALKILLFELLDDLKLIERVPPWYSPTTPKPEYHITKARAFWNVPVSPCSTEVRANRIDVRIIEKETETVKIIEMSCLWIKKKKKKKKNKKQKNQEKTTKYAPLRWELKQHTGATPSNNITLL; this is translated from the coding sequence ATGGGTGGAAAAGGACTCAAGTCTGTAAAGACCCAATACGAGATGACTAAAGTAGAAACTGCCATTAAGCTGTATACCAACCGAGAGAGCACAACGGAACTTGTACGAAAATTTGATGAGAAGTACGGAAGAAATGACCGACGCAGTATTGTAAAAGATGCAACGAAATATGCAGAGGAGATGGGTCTGGAGCTGAGTCTTTCCCCTGGCGCAGTAGTAACTACTACTGAATCTAACGAAGACATCTCAAGTGATAAGGTCGAAAAAGTAATGCAATACAGTGTGAATGCTAAGCGGATGGATGCAATCAAAGACCAAAAGTGGCAAGGAAAGTTAATACAGACCCGGTGGATAGATACAGACCTAGTGGATTGCGTTAGCTGCTTATACAAATGGCAAATAGCCCCCACCAATACCATAGCAGGGCTATTTGAACTGTACCAACAACTAGTGCCAACAAAGTTGTACAACCAGAACAAGACAGAAACAGACACCACAAGCGATGCGTTGTGCCGAATGTGCCACGAATGCCCAGAAAGTATAGCACATGAAATCGCTGGATGTAGAGCGCTTGCGCAAACCAAGTATATAGCAAGGCATAATAGGGCTCTTAAAATTCTCTTATTTGAGCTTCTTGATGACCTTAAACTTATCGAAAGAGTTCCACCATGGTATTCACCAACAACACCGAAACCTGAGTACCACATCACCAAAGCAAGGGCATTCTGGAATGTACCAGTATCCCCGTGTAGTACGGAAGTAAGAGCTAATAGAATAGATGTTAGGATAATTGAAAAGGAGACAGAAACAGTAAAGATCATAGAGATGAGTTGCctctggataaaaaaaaaaaaaaaaaaaaaaaaaaacaagaagcaGAAGAACCAAGAAAAGACCACTAAATATGCACCCTTGAGATGGGAACTCAAACAACACACAGGGGCTACACCATCAAATAATATAACATTATTATAG
- the LOC136895014 gene encoding uncharacterized protein: MPPRNRMPPRNRTLEQRQSIFQAFEDVSEDYLTVAATIGVNRSTARSIVARYLREGRIAERPRGGANHVRVDDEMRNCLNDIINENCLLTLAQINQELRQRHPPKPAIHDRTVARTLEGMLYRVELARPLPAERNPPDVLQKRVYYAKGVHEQCCSGS, from the coding sequence ATGCCACCAAGAAACAGAATGCCACCAAGAAACAGAACCCTTGAACAGCGACAAAGCATTTTTCAAGCCTTCGAAGATGTTAGTGAAGATTATTTGACGGTTGCCGCTACAATCGGAGTGAACCGATCTACGGCAAGAAGTATCGTTGCACGGTACTTGCGAGAGGGAAGGATCGCAGAGAGACCACGAGGAGGAGCAAATCATGTCCGAGTAGATGATGAAATGAGGAATTGCCTGAATGACATTATAAACGAAAATTGCCTGCTAACACTAGCACAGATAAATCAAGAGTTGAGGCAGCGTCATCCACCAAAACCGGCAATCCATGACCGCACAGTAGCAAGAACACTTGAAGGTATGTTGTATCGTGTAGAATTGGCGAGGCCACTCCCAGCTGAACGGAACCCCCCTGATGTCCTGCAAAAAAGAGTCTACTATGCTAAAGGGGTTCACGAGCAATGCTGTAGTGGATCATAG